The region GGAACAGCGCAAGGAAAACTGCTGGTAGGGGCACCGGGCTACCCTGTAAGCGCTGTGGTCTGCTTCGAGGACGTGCTGACTCCTATTATTTCATGGCTGGCCGGTAAACATAAACCGCAACGTGAGACTGTTCAGGTTCGCCTCGCCAGACGCACACCCTCCAAGCCCGGTCAGGAAGAGATCGTTCGTTTGGCTGTTGGTGAGGTGGATAATGAATACATCGGCGTGCCTCTTTCACGGGGCGCGGGGATGATAACCACCCTGACCAAAGCGCAGGGCTTCACCCGTATTCCTGCGGATAGTGAAGGTGTGGAACTTGACTCCACCGTGGATGTGGAGCTTTTCTCCAGCCGCGCTGAGCTGGATAAAGTGCTTATGCACGTGGGAAGTCACGACAACACCATCGACATGCTTGCCGATATGCTCATGGACGGCGATAATCCCCTGCGGCTGGTATCAACCCACGCCGGTTCCATGGGCGGTCTAACCGCGCTGAAGAATAATATGGCCCTTTTTGCCGGAGCACATCTTTTTGATCCGGACACAGATGATTTCAACTTTCCTTTCATTGAAAAATATCTGCCCGGTCTGGAAGTAACGGTTATCAATCTGGCTATCCGCCATCAGGGCTTTATTGTTCCCAAAGGCAACCCCGGTAACATTGAAGGTATCCACTCACTCGGCGGAGGAAAAATTAATTTTATCAACCGCCAGCGCGGTGCCGGAACCAGAATCCTTTTCGATTATCACATGAAAAAAGCGGGCCTCAAACCTGCGGACATCCTCGGCTACGACCGCGAAGAATTCACCCACATGGCCGTTGCCGCCAACGTGCTTACCGGAGCGGCCGACTGCGGACTTGGAATCTATGCCGCAGCCAAGGCGCTGGGTCTCGATTTCGTGCCGCTGGCCCACGAACGCTACGATCTGGTCATCCCGCAAAAACATATGGAAGACGGCAGGATAAAGACCTTGCTGAAACTCATCAAATCCGATCAGGTTAAAAAAGAGATCAGCAGACTGGGCGGATATGAAACGGATCTCAGCGGGCAGGAAATGAAGCCGGGAATGGGGCTGGGATAAAACACGACAAATTGCCGGAGGGGTTATGAACAAGGATAAAGAACACATCATCAGGCAGAAATGTCATGAAAACGTGATCGGCTTTGCCCCGTTCCGCTACCGCTTCGGCAAGGGCAGTTTTATCCGCGAAGGCCTGCTCAATATCGGTATATTTGAAGACAAAGAAGGCGGACATCTGGTGCTGACCTTCATTTTCGATTCCGACTCAATCATGACCGACAATGATATCCTTGATCGCATGGGACGGCTCGACTTCAGCCCCATGACCCGCAAAGGGTTACTGACCGCATTACGCAATTCAGCAGAATTCGAACAGAACGAGAATTTCGCCATGCACGAATTCAGCTTTTATTTTGACAAAATGCCTGCTGACATTCCCAAACTGATTAATCACTGTTTCATACCCTTCTTTCTTGAGCACCTTTATATGCGTATAGGAAAAGTTGAGTGGATGGATAGCGAAAAGATTAAGGGTTTGTTTTGCAAAATAAAAAATAACTTTAAATGGTAAATTTTCAGGAGAAAGATAATGCCCGTAATTAAAGTTGAAATGTTCGAGGGCAGAACCATCGAGCAGAAAAGAGAACTTGTAGAAGTGCTTTCCAAAGAAACCGCCCGCATAACCGGATGCAGCGTTGGATCAATCTATGTTGTCATTGATGAAGTTAAAAAAGAAAACTGGGGTGCCGGAGGAGAGCTTTGTTCGGATAAGTTTCCGGATTAATTTTTTCCATAGCTACAAAAACAAACCCCCGGCAGAAAAATCCTGCCGGGGGTTTGTTTATTTGTTATTTCCTAAAGCACACCCAACTACTTCCCGTGAATCTCCCATTCTTCAGCCTTGTAGTCCTCGGACACTTCTTCCCAGCCGGAAAACATCGCCGCGATATGAGCGGTGATGCTGTGACCGGTCGTGGTCATGTAGATATGCACTATGAGGAACGCCAGCAAAGCATACGCGCAGGCCACATGGACATTCGCCACTGCATTGAGACTCAGGAAATCGAGTCCGTAAGCGGGCCAATCATTATAAGTCCAATAAAGCAACCCGGTTACCATCTGCAAGGGGAGCAGGATCGCTGACAGTCCCAGATATACCAGACGCTGCAAGGGATTGTGCTTAGCGTCCTTGCGCTTCTGCACAGGATGAGGTTCACCCTTGAAGATACCGGAAGCATAGTACTTCGCCACATCAAAAAGCTTCTTGGAAGTGGGAATGTACTGCTTCCATTCACCGGTGGTCAGCAGCCAGAAGATGATAAAAACGAACAGAATCAGCCAGCTTATGCCCAGCGTGTTATGCAGGTCCACGGCCTGTTCAAAACCGAATAAGGTAAACACACCATGCACTTCCAGCCCGGTAACCATCAGCAGCATTATCAGAATGGCCTGAGTCCAGTGCCAGAAACGCTCGAACCTTGAATAGAGATAGATCTTCTTCATGTTATGTCCGGTCATGACTAGTCCTCCTTACGTCCCTTGATGAACAAACGGCCAAGGGCATGCAGGATTACACCCACAGCCGAGGCAAGCACGATGAACCAGCCCCCTGCATCAACCACAGCCGATGCGTCACGTCCCGGCATATAAAAGCAGGTCAGCTTTGCAAGCCGGCCCTGCTTGCTGTGGCATTCCTCACAAGCTACTGCGTTTTCCTTGGGAGCCACCATATGAGTGGTAGGGTAAACGTATTCGGTTTCCACGAATCCCACTTCACCGCTGAAAGGTAATCCGGCGTACTTCATACCCGAGGTGACGGCCTTTTCCCAATTGTAGCCCTTCCAGTATGCACTCTTATCCTTACCGAACAGATGCGGGATGACCATATTTTTGTTGACCTTGTCATAAGGGGTCATACCCCGGTGAACCTTAAAGGGCATGATGCGCGAATTCCTGTCCGCAATGGAACCGACAGGTCTTGATACCCGAACAGGCTTGGTGGGATCAATAACCGTCTTGGCGGTGATGGAATCGATGGTCCCGTTAAACCAGTAGTATTCAGGAACAACATTCTTTTCCCAGAGCATGTCGCCTTTCTTGGTCATATAAATAGGCTTGCCCCATTCACCCTTTTCTACATAGGGCTTGCCGTCCTTCTTCTTGCCGGCAGCAGACCAGTCCCACCACATCTTGGTAGGCAGTTCGCGGGCAAAAGTCGGGATATGGCAACTCTGACAGGCCAGCTTATCGGTATGATCATTGAGCTTCATGCCTAGTTCAGTCTTATGCGGACGGTCACTGTGGCAGGATTCACACATAATCTTGGAACCGAGATCATCTTCCAGCAAAGACTTACGGCTGGTTGCCGCCGGTGTTGAATAGATGCGACCGGCTATATCGTGATTAACTGTTGTATGACAACGGACACAGGTAAAATTCTGCCCATCCAGACCCATATGAACATCAAGTGTCTTGGCCGGCTTGAGCATGGATGAATCGAGATCGCCGTGCTTAACGCCGTCCCCGCCGCCACCGTAAAAATGACAAGTTCCGCAATTCCTGCGGGTAGGGCGACTTACGGACTGGGCAACCTTATTCCATTCCGGAGCGGGATAGAACTTACCGTTGCCCTTGAACATCTTACCCGGCGGCGGTGCGGGATTACCGGCTCCGGCCGGAAACTTCTTATAGGTTCCGGTCTGTTCATGGCAGACAAGACAATCAATCTTTTCCTGTGACTTAAAATCAAAATCCTTGTTCTTCCATCCGTAACCGGCATGACAGGAAGTACAGCGAGGTTCGTTCGACTGGATGTTGATACAGAAATTGTTCATCACCAGTCCGCCCTTTCCAACCTCAAGCTCCTTTTCCGCCTTTGGATCAAGCCAGGTCCAGTGAATGGTCTTGTGGAACTGATGTCCAGCTTCGGTGTGACAGGTCAAGCAGGCTTTGGTCACTTCCGGGCCGCTTTTAAAAGGTTGCTTCAACGCATCGAACTTTGAATGATCCGCAGTGATCCACAACTCCTTACCCTTGGTAGCCTGACGAGCCATTTCCCGTCCCGGGGCGGTATCCCCGGCGGCAAATGCACTGGCGCCCAGAAAGACAACCGCCATCAGCAGCAGTACTGAGTTCCGAATTAATCTCATTTCCACCCTCCAGAGTTATAATGACCGGGGCAGCTACCCCGGAGACGTTGCATCCTCTTCACCTAAGTCCGCGGTTAGTTCCTCAAGATACTTTTTACGGCCCCGGAAAAACGCGTACATCGCCGCAACACCGAGCAGAATCGCAAATCCCAGATGAGTCCAATCGATAAACATGACCGTCATCGGATCAAAAGTAACCGAGTGCAGATTCTTGACCACCCGCAAACCTCCGGTCCCGATGACCACTACGTAAAGAGCGGCGCGCAACATGCCGGAAGAAGTAAGTTTAAAACGATGGTTCCCGGATAGAAGGAAGAAAGTCAGTAGATACAGAGCCATAAAAATCAAAACGGCTCCGAAGATGTAATGAAGTTTGTTAGTCAGGTAAAAATCAGCAAGCCAGCTCAAGCCGGGAATATCCGCAATGTAATATCGCTTGAATATAGGCATTTGAGCGGCACCGGTAAGGGCCATTATGAAAATGTTTAACTTGAAAAGACGTGCAAACAGAGGACTAGTCATTTTCCTTCCTCCCTGCTGCGGACGAAAGGAAATTTCCGGCCTTGATTAATCCGGCTGCTATCCCGGCAAAAGGAGCGATGCCCACCGCGTAGGCCAGCTTCTCCTCATCAGCCATGGAATCTTCCACCGGAGCAAGTCCGGGCCTGCCGGGCCCCTTCTCCACCTCTTTGTTGAGCAGTTCAAAAGGAACCGGGGAAAGATAAATGGTATTGGTGCCGCCGTTCTCCTCCTCGCCATAGATGAACCAATTGTTCTTAGCCGCCAATTCGTGCGCCTTTGCTATTATTTCACTGCGGGGTCCGATAGTCTGCACATCTTCCGGACAAACCTCGATGCAGGCAGGCAGTTCACCCTGATCGATGCGGTTGTAGCAGCGGTCACACTTGTACATTACGCCGTTCCCCGCAAAATTAGGCAGAATCCGCAAGTACAGTCCTACCCCGGTCTGACGTTGCGGTATATGCCACGGGCAGACAGAGCGACACTTAGCGCCCCCAAGACAGACCTCATCATTGATACGTACTATGCCGTTCTTCTGCTTCCCAGCCGCTCCCCACGGGCATAAATTGGCGCAAGGGGCATTGCGACAATGCAGACAGCGGCGGGGAATATTCACCTCGTGAACCTCACCCTTGTATTCAACCTCCGCACTCTGGATAAAAAGCCAGTTATAGGGCGTCAGCCGGTCATCCACATCAGTCCGGTCAGACCAGTCTTCAGCCTTGACCCGGGAAGTGGGGTACATTTCAGGATACGGCTTATGCGGCCGGGGAAACTTAGGTTCATTGACCTCCCGGCAGGCGGAAACACACTCTCCGCAACCGATACACCTTGAAAGATTCAAAAGTGTACAAAGCTCCTCCTCACTGCTGCCGGAGGCCGCAGCTACTTTGCCGGCCGGCAGAAGCGCGGCACCACCTGCCGCTCCCAATCCCTTCAAAAAACTTCTTCGAGAAATTCCATTCTTCCTATCTGACATGTGTATTCCTTTATGAACTTTCGGTTTTTCAAATTCAGCATGAAACTGGACAATTTTAAGAAAGCAGAATCCGTACCTTTTTCCGCTATTCTTTTAATAAGTACCATAAATACTACATTTGCGGCTAGTGAAACCTTTAATTACTTATTTACATAAGGCTGGAGAAACAGAAAAAACTGTTCAATTGTTTAAACATGTGTTCAACTAGAACCACAAACTTGAACACTTGAACACTTTATTTAAAAAAACGGCTATAAAATATGACTGAACAGGATATCGATCTTTATTTACGGGAAGTTATCGACACTATGAGTGACGGGCTGATCATTATCCGCCCGGACGGGACCATCATGATGGTCAATGACGCCCTGCTGCGCATGACCGGTTTTTCCAAAGAGGATCTGCTGAATAAACCCTGTTCCGCATTAGGCTGCGATGCCTGCCGCCGATCAAGGGAGGAAGGAAAGCAGCATTGGTGCAGGCTGTTCAAAACACGCAAGGAAAACCGCAAGAGCTGCCATATAATTGATAAAAAGGGTAATTATCTGCACGTACTCAAAAACGCTTCGCTGCTAATGGATGATGACGGCAGCATTCTCGGTGCGGTTGAAACAGTCACAGACATCACCGAACTGGACCGCAAGGAATTGAAAATAAGGGAACTTTCCCGAAAGCTTCAGCACGAGGATAAAGGATTCTGCGGTTTTATAGGTCAGTCCCCTGATATGCAGAAGGTTTATACTTTATTAAGCAGAGCTGCCCGGTCAGACGCCCCGGTAATTATTTACGGAGAGTCCGGTACAGGTAAGGAACTGGCCGCACAGGCCATTCATGAGATGAGTCCACGGGCAAACAAACCTTTTGTTCAGCTCAACTGTGCGGCGCTCAATGATTCCCTGCTTGAAAGTGAACTCTTCGGACATGTTAAAGGGGCCTTTACAGGTGCCTACCGTCACAGACAGGGACGTTTTGAGCAGGCCGCGGACGGTTCGATATTTCTTGATGAAATAGGGGATGTACCGCTATCCATTCAAGTAAAACTGCTGAGGGTGCTGGAAACCAGATCCTTTGAACGGGTCGGGGAAAATATCAACCTCAGCATGGACGCAAGGCTGATAACCGCCACCAATCAGGACCTGCGGGAATTAGTGCAAAAGAAATTATTCCGCGACGATTTCTTTTTCCGCATCAATGTGATCCCGGTACACCTGCCCCCCCTGCGTGAGCGCAAGGAAGACCTGCCCCTGCTGGTGGATCACTTCATCACAATGATTGACCATCTGCATCATGGAGAAGGGCCAACGCCTGAAACAATGCGTAAACTCATGAATTACGACTGGCCCGGAAATGTGCGGGAATTGAAAAGCGCGCTGGAATACGCCGCCGTAGTCAAGGACGGCGGTCCCATTCTTCCCGAACATCTGCCGCCTCAAATCAGCGAAACAGGCACCAGCCTCCCGAGCTCTAACCCAATCACCCAAGCTCCTGTAGCTGATGAAAAAGAAGAACTCATCAGTGCTCTCAAGCAGGCAGGGGGCAATAAAAGCAGAGCTGCCAAAATTCTAGGGGTCAGCCGGGGAACGATTCATAATCGCATGCGCAAATATTCAGTCAGGTTCGGGCTGGAGGAGTGATCACACCTCATAGAAGCCATGTTTTCTATGAACTTTATGCGCTCTTCCGGTATTTATAGAAAAGATTATGCACTCGACACCTCTGGACTTTTCGACTGTTTTTCAGTAAATACTTTCTCAACATCGGGAAGAAGCATTCGCTATTTTCCTGCAATTCGCCGTACAACCATTTACACTGGAATCGGATGTTCCAACCCCTGATCCAGTCCAAAAGAAATCACACTGCCCGCTTACATCTCCGGACCGGCAAGGTTCATGCCTTGGGCCCGGACCGCAAGACCCGGCATCAGGCTGAGACGCGCAATATGGAATGATTAATGCGCTGACCTTTCGTTTGAATGCTGCGGATTTTTGCCCAAAAACAGAGAATACTTCATAGCGTGCATAGACAATTAACCGGAGGAATACATGAGCGATAAGAACATTGCGATCCTTAAGTATGACGGCAAAGAATACGAATTGCCCGTAATCCACGGAACTGAGGGCGAAACAGGTATCGACATAACTAAACTCCGCGCCCAGAGCGGCCTCATTACCTATGATCCCGGTTACGGTAATACCGGGGCCTGCACCAGTAAAATCACCTTTGTTGACGGAGAAAGAGGAATCCTGCGCTATCGCGGATATCCCATCGAAGACCTTGCCAAACATGGAAAATTTATTGAAACCGCATGGCTGCTCATCTTCGGCGAACTTCCCCTCAAGGAAGATCTGGCCCGTTTTTCCGCCCTGCTCACCGCTGAAGAACTGATCCATGAAGACCTGCGCCATCACTTTGAAGGCTTTCCCGCCCACCGCAATCAGCCCATGGCGATCCTTTCCGCGGTTATCAACGCGCTCGGCAGTCATAACCCGGACCTCAACGACATTACCGACAAGTCCGAATTCTTTCTCGCGGTTGGTAAAATCATTTCCAAGGTAAGAACAATCGCGGCTTTCTCGTACCGCAAATCCATCGGGCGTCCATTTGTTTATCCTGACCCGGATTTGAGTTACTGCCACAACTTCCTGCATATGATGTTTTCCATACCTTACAAACAGTATGATCCGCCAAAAGAAGCTGTCAAAGCTCTTTCGCTGATCTTCCAGCTTCATGCTGACCATGAGCAGAACTGTTCAACTTCCACAGTAAGGATGGTCGGTTCTACGCAGGCAAATATTTTCGCCTCTGTTTCTTCCGGCATCTGTGCCCTCTGGGGCAGGCTGCACGGCGGTGCTAACGCGGCTGTTATCGACATGCTCGAAAACATAAAGAACGGCGATTACACCATTGATGAATACATCGAAAAGGTTAAGAAAAAAGAATGCCGTCTGATGGGCTTCGGGCACCGAATTTACAAAAGTTTCGACCCGCGTGCGAAAATCCTTAAAAAAGCGACTCACGATCTTCTGCAGCACGGCTTCAGCGACGAACTGCTGGAGATTGCCATGCGCCTCGAAGAACGCGCTCTGTCCGATGATTACTTCGTCGAACGCAAGCTTTATCCCAACGTGGATTTCTATTCCGGCATCATCCTGCGCGCCCTCGGAATCCCGGTTGCTATGTTCCCGGTAATGTTCGCCATCGGCCGCATGCCCGGCTGGGTTGCACACTGGTACGAGGACTACACCACACCCGGAACAAAAATTAACCGTCCGAGACAGATTTACACTGGCGAAACTCCCAGAAATTACGTACCAATAGATTTCAGGAAGTAATTCAAGTTAATATCGGTTCGGGCCGAATCCGGTCCCGGAGCGATGGATATACCTACCCGGATATGCCCGTAATCCAGTCCCGCAAAAGGGGCTGAATTACGGGCAAACTTTCTTATAAACGGGTTGAAGTTCAAATTATTTCAAAAAAAATGCCTTTTTTTACAAAAAAGACTTGCAATTAACAGTCGATATTTATAGAAAGTTCTTCGCCGTGCCGAAGTGGTGGAATTGGTAGACACGCTAGGTTCAGGGTCTAGTGGAGGTTTCTCCGTGGAAGTTCGAGTCTTCTCTTCGGCACCATATTTCTAAAAGCCGCAACAGATGTTGCGGCTTTTTTTATGCCCACCCGAAATTCAACAACTACGCAACCGGGCTCGGCAATAAGTTTTCTTTTTAGCAGAAACCGAATAAAAAAATGTCCATCACTTAAGCTTTCTAATGGAAAAATTTATTCTTTCACGTATAATACACCCCTAACCTAAATTGGAGAATGTAAAATGAAAACTTGCCGTAACCAAATGATAATGATCGCAATGCTGGCCGTGACCTGCTTACTTTTTCAGACCCCGACAGCACAAGCCTTCAGCCTTAATGATCTTTCCTCAACCGCAGAAACAGCCAAAAGCGCAGCCGAAGGTGCAAATCTGCTTGACCGGGCTAAAAATGTTTACACCGGTTTTTACGATTCCACAGAAAATCTCGTTGATGCCCAGACCCTGACCATGAGCCTGATCAATCCTGATGAAGGAGCCTCTTTGCTCTCACAGGCTGGAGACATCAATTCCGGTTCAACAATGACCAGACTGGCCAAAATGGTCGCTTTTTCCGAGAGCATGGATGCCGAAACCACCAGCCCGTCCCTGACTTCCAGACTGACCAAAATCATAACCACTCCGGGCAACATAGAAAAAGCGCAGAAAGTATACGGACATGCTTCCACGGCCTATACTTCCGGCAATAATTCCGTAACTGAAGCCAAGACTCTTTACACTGAAATCAAAAATTTCATCTCATCCCCATCGGCGTCGGGACTGAGTGAAAGCCTGCTCTCCGGTCTGGGTAATTATTCTGATAAAATTCTGCCTTTCATCATTGAAAACGGACCGGCACGTGTAAAGTCAGCTGCCCAGATAGCGCAGGCTTTCAAGGGTTTTCTGTAGAACTTACAACTCGGGCATAAATCAGCCTTAGTTTCAGAAAAAACACATGCAATAAACCGAGTATTTGTAGATTATCTAAAAAATCCCGTCAGTATCTTTTACTGACGGGATTTTCGCATACTGGTATTAAGCCTTAACTGAAGTAGCCGTCCCCCTTAAGGTCGGCTATCAATCTTTCGCACATGGCAGCCCGGTTCAGGCTGTAGATGTGCACGCCGGGAACGCCTTTATCCAGAAGGTCGGAGATCTGTTTCCGGGCAAAATTAAATCCGAATTCCATAACCGCCTCATCGCCGCCTTTTTCAAATGCCTTTTCCACCCCGCAGTATAAACCGCCGGGAATACCAGCCCCGCAAAGGGACATAATCCTACGTAACGAACTCAGCGATTGAATAGGAAGAACTCCGGGAATAACCGGACGCTTAATACCAAGCCCAGCCAGCCGTTCAACATAATCAAAGTATAACCTGTTATCAAAAAAGAGCTGGGTCATTGTAAAGTCCGCACCCTTGGCCAGCTTAGCATTATGGAACTCCAGATCGTGAATCAATGAGGGCGATTCGGGATGCCCTCCGGGATATCCAGCCACAGCAATGCCCACATCTGAAAATTTACCGTCCACATACTCAACCAGATCGGAAGCATGCTGAAACCTGCTCCGCTCTTTCGCTTCGGCATCGGCAACACCGTCCCCTCCAAGGGCCAGAATATCGGAAACACCGCACTCCATCAGACTGGACACAAAACCGTCGATAGACTGTTCACTGGCTCCGACGCAGGTAAGATGGGCGAGGATATCAATGCCCATATCTTTTTTCAGCATGGAGCAAATTTCGAGGGAGTTATCGTGGCTGGTACCGCCCGCCCCATAAGTTACGGAGGCGAATTGAGGATTTAATCCGGCCAATCGTTCAGCCCGCTCCATGAACCGGGGCCATGTGCTTTTATCCTTGGGAGGAAAAAATTCAAAAGAAAAAAACTGTCCCGCAGCATCGATATTCTGTGCCACCTGCATCTTTAATACTCCGTTTTTACATGCTTGTTTCCCGGACCGCAGGTACGGTCCGGGAACTTATTATTACTGATTTTTTGAACGAACTATTTCCGCCGCCTGAACCATATTCTTAAGTGCCGGAACGACCTCTTCCCATTTGCGGGTTTTGAGTCCGCAATCAGGATTTACCCAAAGGCGTTGCGCCGGGATTACTTCCAATGCCTTTTCAAGAAGCAGAGCCATATCATCCGCTGCCGGGATTGCGGGGCTGTGGATATCATAGACTCCCGGGCCTACTCCGTTTGGATAATTGAACTGTCTGAAGCTGCCCAGAAGTTCCATACGGCTGCGGCTGGCTTCGATACTGATGACATCGGCATCAAGCGCAGCGATTGAAGCCATTATCTCATCGAACTCGCAGTAGCACATGTGTGTATGAATCTGAGTCGCATCACCTACACAGGAGGAAGAAAGGCGGAAACATTCACAGGCCCATTCCAAATACTCAGCCTGCTCGGATTTACGTAGAGGCAACCCTTCACGCAGGGCTGGTTCATCAATCTGGATGACTTTGACCCCATTTTTTTCCAGATCCATAACTTCGTCACGCACGGCCAGTGCAATCTGACGGCATGTTTCACTGCGAGGCTGGTCATCACGTACAAAGCTCCAGCATAGGATAGTCACCGGGCCGGTAAGCATCCCCTTTACTTCACGATCGGAAAGTGAACGGGCATAATTAATCCAGTCCACAGTGATTGTTGCGGGGCGGGTGACATCCCCGAATATAACAGGAGGTTTTACACAGCGTGAGCCGTAACTCTGAACCCATCCATTGGACGTAAAACAATAGCCGTCAAAATTTTCTCCGAAATATTCGACCATATCATTGCGCTCCGGTTCACCGTGAACCAGCACATCAAGTCCGATCTCTTCCTGGCGGCGAATACAATCTTCAATATAGCCGCGCATAAATTTCTCATAGTCGGCACGCTTAACTCGTCCGGACTTAAAGCCGCTTCTAATGGAACGCACCTCAGGAGTTTGCGGAAAAGAGCCTATGGTAGTTGTGGGCAGCAAAGGGAAACCGAGTTCGCGCTGAATTTCTGAACGCCGTTCATAAACGGAATCACGGCGAAAATCTTCAGGCTTAAGCGCGGACACTCTTTTGGCGAGTTCGGGATTGTTTACCCGGTGGCTGCTTTTACGTCCTTCAAGAATCATACGATTCT is a window of Maridesulfovibrio sp. DNA encoding:
- a CDS encoding molybdopterin biosynthesis protein, which encodes MSDRNIYLKTIPVPEAVKTAMAALDRETLVRTETIAVHEALGRVTAEAVIARCSSPTYHSAAMDGYAVKSDTTFTAREGQPLQLKKDKDCIAVNTGNPLPDGMDAIIMIEHVVDEGENIAIEAPAFPWQHVRRIGEDIVATEMLLPRKHTISAFDMGALLSAGIYEIKVYEKIRMTFIPTGDEVLPFADRPTPKPGEVIESNSQVFKSLAAGLDVEFAFTSPVKDREEKLTAAVQEALKDSHIVVVGAGSSAGSKDFTRIVFEKLGNLLVHGIAVMPGKPTVLGTAQGKLLVGAPGYPVSAVVCFEDVLTPIISWLAGKHKPQRETVQVRLARRTPSKPGQEEIVRLAVGEVDNEYIGVPLSRGAGMITTLTKAQGFTRIPADSEGVELDSTVDVELFSSRAELDKVLMHVGSHDNTIDMLADMLMDGDNPLRLVSTHAGSMGGLTALKNNMALFAGAHLFDPDTDDFNFPFIEKYLPGLEVTVINLAIRHQGFIVPKGNPGNIEGIHSLGGGKINFINRQRGAGTRILFDYHMKKAGLKPADILGYDREEFTHMAVAANVLTGAADCGLGIYAAAKALGLDFVPLAHERYDLVIPQKHMEDGRIKTLLKLIKSDQVKKEISRLGGYETDLSGQEMKPGMGLG
- a CDS encoding 4-oxalocrotonate tautomerase; this translates as MPVIKVEMFEGRTIEQKRELVEVLSKETARITGCSVGSIYVVIDEVKKENWGAGGELCSDKFPD
- a CDS encoding citrate synthase; protein product: MSDKNIAILKYDGKEYELPVIHGTEGETGIDITKLRAQSGLITYDPGYGNTGACTSKITFVDGERGILRYRGYPIEDLAKHGKFIETAWLLIFGELPLKEDLARFSALLTAEELIHEDLRHHFEGFPAHRNQPMAILSAVINALGSHNPDLNDITDKSEFFLAVGKIISKVRTIAAFSYRKSIGRPFVYPDPDLSYCHNFLHMMFSIPYKQYDPPKEAVKALSLIFQLHADHEQNCSTSTVRMVGSTQANIFASVSSGICALWGRLHGGANAAVIDMLENIKNGDYTIDEYIEKVKKKECRLMGFGHRIYKSFDPRAKILKKATHDLLQHGFSDELLEIAMRLEERALSDDYFVERKLYPNVDFYSGIILRALGIPVAMFPVMFAIGRMPGWVAHWYEDYTTPGTKINRPRQIYTGETPRNYVPIDFRK
- a CDS encoding cytochrome b/b6 domain-containing protein, with translation MTGHNMKKIYLYSRFERFWHWTQAILIMLLMVTGLEVHGVFTLFGFEQAVDLHNTLGISWLILFVFIIFWLLTTGEWKQYIPTSKKLFDVAKYYASGIFKGEPHPVQKRKDAKHNPLQRLVYLGLSAILLPLQMVTGLLYWTYNDWPAYGLDFLSLNAVANVHVACAYALLAFLIVHIYMTTTGHSITAHIAAMFSGWEEVSEDYKAEEWEIHGK
- a CDS encoding iron-sulfur cluster-binding protein, encoding MTSPLFARLFKLNIFIMALTGAAQMPIFKRYYIADIPGLSWLADFYLTNKLHYIFGAVLIFMALYLLTFFLLSGNHRFKLTSSGMLRAALYVVVIGTGGLRVVKNLHSVTFDPMTVMFIDWTHLGFAILLGVAAMYAFFRGRKKYLEELTADLGEEDATSPG
- a CDS encoding tetrathionate reductase family octaheme c-type cytochrome produces the protein MAVVFLGASAFAAGDTAPGREMARQATKGKELWITADHSKFDALKQPFKSGPEVTKACLTCHTEAGHQFHKTIHWTWLDPKAEKELEVGKGGLVMNNFCINIQSNEPRCTSCHAGYGWKNKDFDFKSQEKIDCLVCHEQTGTYKKFPAGAGNPAPPPGKMFKGNGKFYPAPEWNKVAQSVSRPTRRNCGTCHFYGGGGDGVKHGDLDSSMLKPAKTLDVHMGLDGQNFTCVRCHTTVNHDIAGRIYSTPAATSRKSLLEDDLGSKIMCESCHSDRPHKTELGMKLNDHTDKLACQSCHIPTFARELPTKMWWDWSAAGKKKDGKPYVEKGEWGKPIYMTKKGDMLWEKNVVPEYYWFNGTIDSITAKTVIDPTKPVRVSRPVGSIADRNSRIMPFKVHRGMTPYDKVNKNMVIPHLFGKDKSAYWKGYNWEKAVTSGMKYAGLPFSGEVGFVETEYVYPTTHMVAPKENAVACEECHSKQGRLAKLTCFYMPGRDASAVVDAGGWFIVLASAVGVILHALGRLFIKGRKED
- a CDS encoding sigma 54-interacting transcriptional regulator, giving the protein MTEQDIDLYLREVIDTMSDGLIIIRPDGTIMMVNDALLRMTGFSKEDLLNKPCSALGCDACRRSREEGKQHWCRLFKTRKENRKSCHIIDKKGNYLHVLKNASLLMDDDGSILGAVETVTDITELDRKELKIRELSRKLQHEDKGFCGFIGQSPDMQKVYTLLSRAARSDAPVIIYGESGTGKELAAQAIHEMSPRANKPFVQLNCAALNDSLLESELFGHVKGAFTGAYRHRQGRFEQAADGSIFLDEIGDVPLSIQVKLLRVLETRSFERVGENINLSMDARLITATNQDLRELVQKKLFRDDFFFRINVIPVHLPPLRERKEDLPLLVDHFITMIDHLHHGEGPTPETMRKLMNYDWPGNVRELKSALEYAAVVKDGGPILPEHLPPQISETGTSLPSSNPITQAPVADEKEELISALKQAGGNKSRAAKILGVSRGTIHNRMRKYSVRFGLEE
- a CDS encoding 4Fe-4S dicluster domain-containing protein, which codes for MSDRKNGISRRSFLKGLGAAGGAALLPAGKVAAASGSSEEELCTLLNLSRCIGCGECVSACREVNEPKFPRPHKPYPEMYPTSRVKAEDWSDRTDVDDRLTPYNWLFIQSAEVEYKGEVHEVNIPRRCLHCRNAPCANLCPWGAAGKQKNGIVRINDEVCLGGAKCRSVCPWHIPQRQTGVGLYLRILPNFAGNGVMYKCDRCYNRIDQGELPACIEVCPEDVQTIGPRSEIIAKAHELAAKNNWFIYGEEENGGTNTIYLSPVPFELLNKEVEKGPGRPGLAPVEDSMADEEKLAYAVGIAPFAGIAAGLIKAGNFLSSAAGRKEND
- a CDS encoding methylenetetrahydrofolate reductase; this encodes MQVAQNIDAAGQFFSFEFFPPKDKSTWPRFMERAERLAGLNPQFASVTYGAGGTSHDNSLEICSMLKKDMGIDILAHLTCVGASEQSIDGFVSSLMECGVSDILALGGDGVADAEAKERSRFQHASDLVEYVDGKFSDVGIAVAGYPGGHPESPSLIHDLEFHNAKLAKGADFTMTQLFFDNRLYFDYVERLAGLGIKRPVIPGVLPIQSLSSLRRIMSLCGAGIPGGLYCGVEKAFEKGGDEAVMEFGFNFARKQISDLLDKGVPGVHIYSLNRAAMCERLIADLKGDGYFS